The Pleuronectes platessa chromosome 10, fPlePla1.1, whole genome shotgun sequence genome contains a region encoding:
- the mtf1 gene encoding metal regulatory transcription factor 1 — translation MSDNGPQKGAPMFFEVEVDHLERDDDDDEEEEDDKIAEPSSSSGRMYDRTTVLIERDPIRLDEEGEEELHCGRDGDGIIFLTEGEADEDGSMVFMTDPDAMSQGYVHHTISADQIQFTINPGSTPMPRNIEGATLTLHSECPETKQREVKRYQCMFEGCTRTYSTAGNLRTHQKTHRGEYTFVCNQQGCGKAFLTSYSLKIHVRVHTKEKPFECDVQGCEKAFNTLYRLKAHQRLHTGKTFNCDSEGCTKYFTTLSDLRKHIRTHTGEKPFRCDHDGCGKAFAASHHLRTHVRTHTGEKPFGCPSDGCEKAFSSQYSLKSHIRGHDKGQTFSVTLSEDANHSLCLSDLSLISTDSDLRENIHNAQNLDLNNVTPVKIFELMFQSPENSVSQDDAHNNESLGETGGNNASTLISFTITPTSSSSCSHTACDMEAFSQLSKSSFSHASTSASVTASVTSAKPFMQLTGPQQVSDAPPQASGPAPSPAPSQHFMTLPHTFLQTDSATQTTPQPPPDPAPPVVAPALTTTTIPGTAAASVVAATTTDALAAVAQPVPLANNPVPNSVPILAPAPATITIAPTQNLLQPSLVMSDQNLQWILSSAASSQQNPESSQKGAPKVEKVFFTTAIPVGGNAGNSVQQIGLSLPVIIIKQEESCQCQCACRDAAKEKSSKSASSIVSAPAPQQAPEPPPPPLPQPPEPPRLPSPSSCLPESSSTAGEVSLEAAPSSSSSSLSSSAQTFSTSNPPSAEGLSSMDVSDFLSLQSPGTTANIEALLLVTDEFHMATEGNP, via the exons ATGAGTGACAATGGCCCTCAAAAGGGGGCGCCCATGTTctttgaggtggaggtggatcaCCTGGAGCgggacgacgacgacgacgaagaagaagaagacgacaaGATCGCTGAGCCTTCGTCGTCATCTGGACGCATGTACGACCGCACCACAGTGCTCATAGAGCGGGACCCCATCCGGCTGGATGAAGAGGGCGAAGAGGAGCTTCACTGTGGAAGGGACGGAGATGGTATCATCTTCTTAACAGAGGGGGAAGCTGACGAGGATGGCTCTATGGTATTCATGACGGACCCTGATGCCATGTCACAGGGTTATGTGCACCACACCATTTCTGCCGACCAGATCCAGTTCACAATAAATCCAGGCTCGACGCCCATGCCACGCAATATAGAGGGGGCCACACTCACCCTGCACTCTGAGTGCCCAGAGACTAAGCAGAGAGAG GTGAAGCGCTACCAGTGCATGTTTGAGGGCTGCACAAGGACGTACAGTACGGCGGGAAACCTGCGGACACACCAGAAGACTCACAGGGGCGAATACACATTTGTGTGTAATCAACAGGGCTGTGGAAAGGCCTTCCTCACCTCTTACAGTCTCAAGATCCACGTCCGTGTTCACACCAAGGAGAAGCCCTTTGAGTGTGATGTGCAAGGCTGTGAGAAAGCCTTCAACACACTGTACAG ACTAAAAGCACACCAGAGACTTCACACAGGCAAGACTTTCAACTGTGATTCAGAGGGATGCACAAAGTACTTTACCACACTCAGCGACCTGAGGAAGCACATTCGAACGCACACTGGGGAGAAGCCATTCCG gtgtgacCATGACGGCTGTGGAAAAGCTTTTGCTGCAAGTCATCACCTAAGAACTCATGTACGGACTCACACAG GGGAGAAGCCATTCGGCTGTCCCAGTGACGGCTGTGAGAAGGCTTTTAGCAGCCAGTACAGCCTGAAGAGTCACATCCGGGGCCACGACAAAGGACAGACCTTCAGCGTCACCCTCTCTGAA GATGCAAATCACTCGCTGTGCCTCAGTGACTTGAGCCTCATCTCTACAGACTCAGATCTACGAGAGAACATCCATAAT gCTCAAAATTTGGACCTAAACAATGTGACGCCTGTGAAAATCTTTGAGCTCATGTTCCAGAGTCCTGAAAATAGTGTCAGCCAAGACGATGCCCATAACAATG AGAGCCTTGGCGAAACGGGAGGGAACAATGCCTCGACTCTCATCTCTTTCACTATCACTCCTACCTCCTCATCGTCCTGTTCCCACACAGCTTGTGACATGGAGGCTTTTTCCCAGCTCAGCAAGAGCTCTTTCTCTCACGCCTCCACCTCTGCATCTGTCACCGCTTCTGTCACCTCCGCCAAACCTTTCATGCAACTAACCGGGCCTCAGCAGGTCTCAGACGCGCCCCCTCAGGCTTCTGGCCCAGCACCAAGCCCGGCCCCCTCGCAGCACTTCATGACACTGCCACACACGTTCCTGCAGACGGACAGCGCCACCCAGACCACTCCCCAACCACCGCCTGATCCTGCTCCGCCTGTAGTGGCTCCAGCACTGACCACCACCACTATACCAGGCACTGCTGCTGCGTCTGTTGTTGCAGCCACCACAACAGACGCtttggcagctgtggctcaacCTGTGCCTTTGGCCAACAACCCTGTCCCCAACTCGGTCCCTATTCTCGCTCCGGCCCCAGCCACCATCACCATAGCACCCACGCAGAACCTGCTGCAGCCCAGCCTGGTCATGTCTGACCAGAACCTCCAGTGGATCCTGAGCAGTGCTGCCAGTAGCCAGCAGAACCCAGAATCT TCACAAAAAGGAGCTCCAAAAGTGGAAAAGGTTTTCTTCACTACAGCCATACCAGTTGGAGGAAATGCTG GTAACTCAGTCCAACAGATCGGCCTCAGCCTGcccgtcatcatcatcaaacaGGAGGAATCCTGCCAGTGCCAATGTGCCTGCAGGGACGCTGCTAAAGAGAAGAGTTCAAAGAGTGCCTCCTCCATCGTTTCAGCCCCAGCACCGCAGCAAGCACCAgagccccctcctcccccactaccacagccCCCAGAGCCTCCCCGCCTTCCATCTCCGTCGTCCTGTCTCCCAGAGTCTTCCTCCACGGCAGGTGAGGTGAGCCTGGAGGCcgccccttcttcttcttcttcttcgttgtcGTCCTCAGCTCAGACTTTCTCCACGTCcaaccctccctcggctgaagGTCTAAGCAGCATGGACGTCTCGGACTTCCTCTCCCTGCAGAGCCCTGGGACAACTGCCAACATTGAGGCTCTGTTGCTGGTCACGGATGAATTCCACATGGCCACAGAGGGCAATCCTTAA
- the yrdc gene encoding yrdC domain-containing protein, mitochondrial, with protein MKSVCSVAVDLIRPGAAPRSAAARRLGADMCKELRTKVLRFLPPTPSGPTVHQDQADGADILRCTAEALKEGHVVGVPTDTIYGLACLAQNSDAVRKTYDVKGRNGHKPLAICVGEIQDIYKYCKVNVKEELLGDLLPGPVTLVFERSDLLNTDLNPFTSLVGVRIPDHSFMRRLCQMCGEPLALTSANISAHSSTLEVQEFQELWPKLAVVVDGGPITDQSRLGSTVVDLSVLGKYHIIRPGCALSSTLDVLERKHGLSADSDK; from the exons ATGAAGAGTGTGTGTAGCGTCGCTGTTGATCTGATCAGACCCGGAGCTGCTCCTCGTTCAGCCGCAGCTCGTCGCCTCGGAGCGGACATGTGTAAAGAGCTGAGGACCAAAGTGCTGCGGTTCCTGCCGCCGACCCCCAGCGGGCCCACGGTTCACCAGGATCAGGCAG ATGGTGCTGACATCCTGAGGTGCACGGCGGAGGCCCTGAAGGAGGGTCACGTGGTCGGCGTGCCCACAGACACCATCTATGGTCTGGCGTGTCTGGCTCAAAACTCCGACGCTGTCCGAAAAACGTACGACGTCAAGGGGAGGAACGGACACAAGCCGCTGGCCATCTGCGTGGGAGAAATTCAGGATATCTACAA GTACTGTAAGGTGAACGTGAAGGAGGAGCTGTTAGGTGACCTGCTGCCTGGTCCCGTCACTCTGGTGTTTGAAAGATCGGACCTACTCAACACGGACCTCAACCCCTTCACCTCA CTTGTTGGCGTGCGTATCCCAGACCACTCCTTCATGAGGCGTCTCTGCCAGATGTGTGGGGAACCACTGGCGCTCACCAGTGCCAACATCAGCGCACACAGCAGCACTCTGGAAGTACAG GAGTTCCAGGAGCTTTGGCCCAAGCTCGCGGTGGTGGTTGATggtggaccaatcacagaccaGAGCCGCCTGGGATCAACGGTGGTCGACCTGTCGGTGCTCGGCAAATATCACATCATCAGGCCTGGCTG CGCCCTCTCTTCTACGCTTGATGTGCTGGAGCGCAAACACGGACTGTCAGCGGACTCGGACAAATGA